The Pseudanabaena galeata CCNP1313 genome includes a region encoding these proteins:
- a CDS encoding Uma2 family endonuclease translates to MQIIEAPIKATDSPTVPPATLTLPDHKQLPDSDGTFVKNFQEHPQSIVLTSSITPILEKLHPDGRYCIGQDSGIYWRLMEPPEKGAEAPDWFYVPNVLPMLDGEYRRSYVLWKEYVAPLIAIEFVSGNGAEERDTTPPSETEKAGKFWVYEQAIRIPFYVIFDGFRDNIEAYQLINGRYAKMQPNQRGHYSILPMGVELGMILENGVSWLRWWDESGNLLLTGDERAIAEKQARLNAEAIADQQKAIAEQAALAQQQAEAIADQERQQKEKLANYLRSIGVDPDTLK, encoded by the coding sequence ATGCAAATCATAGAAGCACCGATTAAAGCCACTGATTCCCCAACAGTCCCCCCTGCAACCCTTACCCTCCCCGATCATAAGCAACTACCAGACTCAGACGGAACCTTTGTGAAAAACTTTCAGGAACACCCACAAAGTATTGTTTTAACTAGCTCGATCACTCCAATTCTCGAAAAATTGCATCCCGATGGACGCTATTGCATCGGTCAAGATAGCGGCATTTATTGGCGGCTCATGGAACCACCTGAAAAGGGAGCCGAAGCCCCTGACTGGTTTTATGTGCCGAATGTGCTGCCGATGTTGGATGGTGAATATCGCCGTTCTTATGTTTTATGGAAAGAGTATGTCGCGCCATTGATTGCCATTGAATTTGTGTCTGGAAATGGAGCCGAAGAAAGAGATACAACACCGCCCAGTGAAACTGAAAAAGCAGGTAAATTCTGGGTTTACGAACAAGCAATTCGGATTCCCTTTTATGTGATTTTTGACGGATTTAGAGACAATATTGAGGCATATCAATTGATTAATGGTCGCTATGCCAAGATGCAACCTAATCAACGCGGGCATTACTCTATTTTGCCAATGGGTGTAGAACTGGGGATGATCTTAGAGAATGGTGTATCTTGGTTGCGCTGGTGGGATGAGTCTGGCAATTTATTACTAACAGGCGATGAAAGGGCGATCGCGGAAAAACAGGCGCGATTAAATGCTGAAGCGATCGCCGATCAGCAAAAGGCGATCGCTGAGCAAGCAGCTTTAGCCCAACAACAAGCCGAGGCGATCGCCGATCAAGAACGTCAACAAAAAGAAAAACTAGCAAATTATTTAAGATCGATTGGAGTCGATCCTGACACTCTTAAATAA
- a CDS encoding IS982 family transposase — MDITRIFCEVDDFCQSFEKHWQEQPMLPSMQGERKSRSRMRLSEVMTIAITFHGSGYKTFKDFYTLTVIPFWRKAFPHLVSYTRFVELMPWTMMLLCCFLHTRKGEVTGISFIDSTPINVCVPCRAHAHKVFKGMVNWGKNSVGWHFGFKLHLIINDKGELLAFKLTPANIDDRQPVPEMAQDLFGQLFGDRGYISQKLFEKLYEQGLQLITKRKKNMKNCLVKLIDKILLRKRAIIESVNDQLKNISQIEHSRHRSFFNFLVNLLAGLVAYTYRETKPALDLLFKGLPALPPAIF, encoded by the coding sequence TTGGATATCACGCGAATCTTCTGTGAAGTGGATGATTTTTGCCAAAGCTTTGAAAAACACTGGCAAGAGCAACCAATGTTGCCATCAATGCAGGGAGAAAGGAAAAGTCGCTCAAGAATGAGGTTGAGTGAAGTGATGACCATCGCGATCACCTTTCATGGGTCAGGATACAAGACCTTCAAAGACTTCTATACCCTAACTGTAATACCGTTTTGGCGGAAAGCATTTCCCCACTTGGTAAGCTACACCCGCTTTGTCGAGCTAATGCCTTGGACAATGATGTTGTTATGTTGCTTTCTGCATACCCGCAAAGGCGAAGTGACAGGAATATCATTCATCGACTCCACACCGATCAATGTCTGTGTACCATGCCGTGCCCATGCCCATAAAGTATTCAAAGGTATGGTCAATTGGGGCAAAAACTCAGTGGGATGGCACTTTGGCTTCAAGCTACATTTGATTATCAATGACAAAGGGGAATTGCTTGCCTTCAAGCTCACACCAGCCAATATTGATGACCGACAACCTGTGCCTGAGATGGCTCAAGACCTCTTTGGTCAATTGTTTGGTGACCGTGGTTATATCTCCCAAAAGTTGTTTGAGAAGCTCTATGAACAAGGTTTACAACTGATTACTAAGCGCAAGAAAAATATGAAAAACTGTTTGGTCAAGTTGATTGATAAGATTTTGCTGCGTAAGCGCGCAATTATTGAGTCCGTCAATGACCAACTCAAAAACATTTCTCAGATTGAGCATTCAAGACATCGCAGTTTTTTTAATTTTCTTGTCAACCTTTTAGCTGGGTTGGTTGCTTATACATATCGAGAGACTAAACCTGCTTTAGATCTTCTCTTCAAAGGCTTACCTGCTCTTCCTCCTGCCATCTTTTAG
- a CDS encoding LysR family transcriptional regulator, protein MRLEQLQAFLAVAETGNFQQAAQKCGVSQSTISRQVQSLEATVGILLFHRQGNAKLTLGGDRLLPHAKKICQIWSTAEQELLDLQAGKQTELCVAGIPSACAYQLPPILQRFSKIYPNVQLRVTTLGSDRALKVLKDGLIDIAIVMNNPFLTASSEMVVEHLYEEKIQLLLPANHPLSKQESLTWKDLNNVPQAVFKDGYGLQRLVQDQFNRQGLRLHAALELNSLEAFRGIVKQGSLIALLPETFLVELNHDPDLVVRSLNDPCLTREIVLVTTSDRIQIPPIQYFCKLAGQMIQQEISVIYKSAL, encoded by the coding sequence ATGCGTTTGGAACAGTTACAGGCTTTTTTGGCAGTTGCGGAAACAGGAAACTTTCAACAGGCGGCGCAAAAATGTGGAGTTAGTCAGTCAACTATCAGCCGACAGGTGCAGTCTTTGGAAGCCACTGTTGGTATATTGCTATTTCATCGTCAAGGGAACGCGAAATTAACTCTGGGCGGCGATCGCTTATTACCCCATGCTAAGAAAATTTGTCAGATTTGGTCAACAGCCGAACAAGAGTTACTTGATTTGCAAGCAGGCAAACAAACAGAACTTTGTGTAGCGGGAATTCCTTCAGCATGTGCTTATCAGTTACCACCAATATTGCAAAGATTTTCTAAGATTTATCCCAATGTCCAGTTGCGAGTAACGACATTAGGAAGTGATCGCGCTCTAAAGGTTCTCAAGGATGGCTTAATAGATATTGCGATCGTGATGAATAATCCATTTTTAACCGCGAGTTCGGAAATGGTAGTGGAGCATCTATATGAAGAAAAAATCCAACTTTTGCTACCTGCTAATCATCCCCTCAGTAAACAAGAATCGCTAACATGGAAAGATTTGAATAACGTTCCCCAAGCTGTATTCAAAGATGGATATGGTTTACAGCGTCTTGTCCAAGATCAGTTCAATCGCCAAGGGCTACGTTTACATGCCGCTTTGGAGCTTAACTCTCTTGAAGCTTTTCGAGGCATTGTGAAGCAGGGTAGTTTGATTGCCTTGCTTCCAGAAACCTTTTTAGTGGAATTAAATCATGATCCAGACTTAGTAGTGCGATCGCTCAATGATCCTTGCCTAACTCGCGAAATTGTCCTTGTTACGACCAGCGATCGTATTCAAATTCCGCCAATTCAATATTTTTGTAAACTTGCAGGTCAGATGATTCAGCAGGAAATTTCTGTCATTTACAAAAGTGCGCTGTAA
- a CDS encoding L-threonylcarbamoyladenylate synthase — translation MATIHRLHPDNPQPRTIAQIVAALRDGAIMLYPTDTVYAIGCDLMSKSAVEKVRKLKQMSNDKPLTFLCSSLSNIAEYANVSNANYRTMKSLVPGPFTFILPATKLVPKLVLNPKRKTTGIRVPDHGVSQTIIEALGNPIISTSANLKEDDLDDEDFSHTKNGKQRNVCDLPKMELFDYFSKLVDLIVDDGSVHSYEVSTILDLTDDLNPQVLRQGLGEVRFL, via the coding sequence ATGGCTACGATTCACCGACTGCATCCAGATAATCCGCAACCCCGCACGATCGCTCAAATCGTAGCGGCTTTACGTGATGGCGCGATCATGCTCTATCCTACGGATACAGTCTATGCGATCGGTTGCGATCTGATGTCCAAGTCAGCCGTAGAGAAGGTTCGCAAGCTGAAGCAGATGTCGAACGACAAGCCCCTGACATTTTTATGTTCTTCACTCTCTAATATTGCTGAATATGCGAATGTCTCTAATGCGAACTATCGCACGATGAAGAGTCTTGTGCCAGGTCCTTTTACGTTTATCTTGCCAGCAACTAAGCTTGTACCAAAATTAGTGTTAAATCCTAAGCGTAAAACTACAGGAATTCGAGTTCCCGATCATGGAGTATCCCAAACAATTATTGAAGCGCTAGGAAATCCGATTATTTCCACATCAGCAAATCTGAAAGAAGACGATCTTGATGATGAAGACTTTAGTCATACTAAGAATGGAAAACAGCGTAATGTTTGTGATTTGCCAAAGATGGAACTATTCGATTACTTTTCCAAATTAGTCGATTTGATTGTTGATGACGGCTCCGTTCATAGCTATGAAGTATCGACAATTCTTGACCTAACTGATGATCTGAATCCACAAGTCCTGCGCCAAGGATTAGGAGAAGTTCGATTTTTATGA
- the serS gene encoding serine--tRNA ligase: MLDIKLVRSQPEQVQARLNSRGKGYDISRLVELEQEVRVLETQRSHLQAESNEIGKQVGLKMKSGAPESEIQALKARSPEIKQLLAELEPKEKSLREESNTILMSLPNLPSETTPIGANETENIEVRRWGDEYKTTRTDILPHWEIGEKLGILNFERAVKISQARFVNLIGAGAALERALIQFMLNTHTANGYIEVAPPLLVNTASLTGTGQLPKFAEDSFKCAEDDLWLIPTAEVPVTNLYRDEIFDDENLPVHHCAYTPCFRREAGSYGRDTRGLIRLHQFNKVELVKFVRPENSAEEHEKLVRDAESILQALKLPYRVVELCTGDIGFSAAKCYDLEVWLPTANTYREISSCSNFHDFQARRANIRFKSKGKKGTEFLHTLNGSGLAVGRTMSAILENYQQPDGRILIPEVLQPLLNRQYL, from the coding sequence GTGTTAGACATTAAGCTCGTGCGATCGCAGCCCGAACAGGTGCAAGCTCGCCTCAACAGTAGAGGCAAAGGTTACGACATTAGTAGATTGGTCGAACTAGAGCAGGAAGTTCGTGTACTCGAAACTCAGAGATCGCATTTGCAAGCCGAAAGCAACGAAATTGGTAAGCAAGTTGGGCTAAAAATGAAATCTGGTGCGCCTGAGTCGGAGATTCAAGCACTCAAAGCGCGATCGCCAGAAATCAAACAACTGTTAGCGGAACTAGAACCCAAGGAAAAATCCTTGCGCGAAGAAAGCAACACCATTTTGATGAGTTTGCCAAATTTGCCCAGTGAAACTACGCCCATTGGTGCAAATGAAACTGAAAACATTGAAGTGCGCCGTTGGGGTGATGAATATAAAACTACGCGCACCGACATTCTTCCCCATTGGGAAATTGGCGAAAAATTAGGGATTCTTAATTTTGAACGTGCCGTTAAAATCTCTCAAGCTCGTTTTGTGAATTTGATTGGTGCAGGAGCAGCCCTCGAACGCGCCTTAATTCAGTTCATGCTGAATACCCATACTGCCAATGGTTATATTGAAGTTGCACCTCCGCTTTTGGTGAATACCGCTAGCCTCACAGGTACAGGACAATTACCCAAGTTTGCCGAAGACTCATTTAAATGTGCTGAAGACGATCTGTGGTTAATTCCTACTGCTGAAGTTCCCGTTACGAATCTATATCGCGATGAAATCTTTGATGATGAGAATTTGCCAGTTCATCATTGCGCCTATACCCCTTGTTTCCGTCGTGAAGCAGGAAGTTATGGACGTGATACTAGAGGCTTGATTCGGTTACATCAGTTCAATAAAGTGGAACTAGTTAAATTTGTGCGTCCCGAAAACTCGGCGGAAGAGCATGAAAAACTAGTGCGTGATGCAGAATCGATTTTGCAAGCATTGAAACTACCCTATCGTGTCGTTGAACTCTGCACAGGTGACATCGGCTTCAGTGCGGCAAAATGCTATGACCTCGAAGTTTGGTTGCCGACTGCAAATACCTATCGCGAAATTTCTAGCTGCTCGAATTTCCATGATTTTCAAGCGCGTCGCGCCAATATTCGCTTTAAGAGTAAAGGCAAGAAGGGAACTGAGTTTCTGCACACCCTCAATGGTTCAGGCTTAGCTGTCGGACGTACCATGTCCGCAATTCTAGAAAACTATCAGCAACCTGATGGACGCATCTTAATTCCTGAAGTGCTACAACCTCTACTCAACAGACAATATTTGTAG
- a CDS encoding cob(I)yrinic acid a,c-diamide adenosyltransferase, with product MVAQIKTAQIKTNHPKNNQNQPHTNPVDPNSPKPSLIVTPIKGHVQVFIAPHRNLYADIIAQGLRIAGQGTNVLLVQFFQTGINQGLSNPRRLVENLEWLRCEAQRDLSKDDLELTDIEKSSVLELWDYAKVAIKSAQAGLVILDEADLLVARSLITEDELLEVLETRSPKVNIILIGASIPSRISEYADQVTHRRS from the coding sequence ATGGTTGCTCAAATTAAGACGGCTCAGATTAAGACGAATCACCCAAAAAACAACCAAAATCAGCCTCACACTAACCCAGTAGATCCTAACTCACCTAAACCATCATTGATCGTGACTCCCATTAAAGGACATGTGCAGGTGTTTATCGCACCCCATCGCAATCTCTATGCCGATATCATCGCTCAAGGTTTGCGTATTGCAGGACAAGGCACAAATGTCTTACTCGTACAATTTTTTCAGACAGGCATTAATCAAGGTTTGAGCAATCCCCGCCGGCTTGTTGAAAATCTAGAATGGCTAAGGTGTGAAGCCCAGCGCGATTTATCTAAAGACGATCTGGAATTGACAGATATTGAGAAATCGTCGGTATTGGAGCTATGGGACTATGCCAAAGTCGCGATTAAGTCAGCCCAAGCAGGTTTAGTGATCCTCGATGAAGCAGATTTGTTAGTGGCGCGATCGCTGATTACCGAGGATGAATTGCTAGAAGTGCTAGAAACGAGATCGCCCAAGGTCAATATCATCCTGATCGGCGCGTCAATACCTTCTCGCATTTCTGAATATGCCGATCAAGTTACCCATCGTCGCAGTTAG
- a CDS encoding DUF565 domain-containing protein, whose amino-acid sequence MQNTRLSTIVSVSVVQISQWSRNPWRRTSLILISLLSGFFLASVISTISGAKSEQDVTAAAITLFIVEMINRYVYTVKRVTPSDSNAAPRLLTKEILNSLKLGLVYGLFLEAFKLGS is encoded by the coding sequence ATGCAAAATACCCGTCTTAGTACAATCGTAAGTGTCAGTGTTGTTCAAATATCCCAATGGTCACGAAATCCTTGGCGACGTACATCGTTGATATTGATTAGTCTATTGTCAGGATTTTTTTTAGCCTCTGTAATCTCTACTATATCTGGAGCCAAATCTGAACAAGATGTTACTGCTGCGGCAATTACTCTGTTTATTGTAGAAATGATTAACCGCTATGTTTATACGGTCAAACGAGTTACTCCAAGCGATAGTAATGCAGCACCAAGACTATTAACCAAGGAAATTTTAAATTCCCTTAAATTAGGTTTAGTGTATGGACTATTTCTGGAAGCTTTCAAGCTTGGCTCATAA
- a CDS encoding RNA polymerase sigma factor, RpoD/SigA family, which yields MSEEPLTQPTPKTVDRQANKQVGLSADMVRTYLHEIGKIPLLSNEEEIVYGKQVQQMMALFEVQEKIAQNSDRLPTEQEWAETVGIEPEILRSLIRVGTRAKRKMIEANLRLVVSVAKKYQKRNLELLDLVQEGTLGLERAVDKFDPTKGFKFSTYAYWWIRQAITRAIAQQARTIRLPVHITEKLNKIKKAQRQLSQDLGRVATVAEIAYELNIKTDQVRECLSLSRQPISLDLRIGDNQDTELAELLEDTGRSPDNYVERESLRTDIQSLLKELPEKQRQVMILRYGLEDGQEMSLASISKRMDLSREQVRQLERQAMDYLRKRKTRMQEYLAS from the coding sequence ATGTCTGAAGAACCATTGACCCAACCCACGCCAAAGACAGTGGATAGGCAAGCTAACAAGCAGGTCGGTCTGTCTGCTGACATGGTTCGCACATACTTGCATGAAATTGGGAAAATCCCTTTACTCAGCAATGAAGAGGAGATTGTCTATGGCAAGCAAGTGCAGCAGATGATGGCGCTGTTTGAAGTTCAAGAAAAGATTGCTCAAAATAGCGATCGCTTACCAACTGAGCAAGAGTGGGCAGAAACTGTAGGAATAGAGCCAGAGATTTTGCGTAGTCTTATTCGTGTTGGCACACGTGCTAAACGTAAAATGATCGAAGCAAATCTCCGTTTAGTAGTCTCTGTAGCGAAGAAATATCAAAAACGGAACTTAGAACTTCTGGACTTAGTGCAGGAAGGAACTCTGGGGTTAGAGCGAGCCGTAGATAAGTTTGATCCTACTAAAGGCTTTAAGTTTTCAACCTATGCCTATTGGTGGATTCGTCAAGCAATTACGAGGGCGATCGCTCAGCAAGCACGGACTATTCGCTTACCAGTTCACATTACTGAAAAGCTCAACAAAATCAAAAAAGCCCAACGCCAACTTTCCCAAGATCTTGGTCGAGTTGCCACGGTAGCTGAAATTGCCTATGAGCTAAACATCAAAACTGATCAAGTTCGTGAATGTCTATCCCTATCGCGTCAGCCAATTTCCCTTGACTTACGCATTGGTGATAACCAAGATACAGAACTTGCTGAGTTACTAGAAGATACAGGACGTTCTCCTGATAACTATGTAGAGCGCGAGTCTCTACGGACAGATATCCAAAGCTTGCTGAAGGAGTTACCCGAAAAGCAACGTCAAGTGATGATTTTGCGTTACGGGCTTGAGGATGGACAGGAAATGTCGTTAGCTAGCATTAGCAAGCGCATGGATCTTAGCCGTGAACAGGTAAGACAATTAGAGCGTCAAGCGATGGATTATCTACGCAAGCGCAAAACCAGAATGCAAGAATATCTGGCTAGCTAA
- a CDS encoding DUF928 domain-containing protein — translation MISTKTQIKINIKKAIALSAICIASVASPTLLGHEAFAQYGLGLPKSASSGGATRGDLPLITILGLEDGAKTLASRPTLYWYIAPQNTATTSSTTVPPIDSGKSSFKVTFFLRDGYERSAKPVFVAEGKAEESGLYKFTLPENAPELMKGKAQRWQIRWQSNGGAAQVDVYASIRRDDEPLVLKAIASAKNDLEKARIYAKNAYWYDALDAYTSWLSKNPQDNTALTERSNLVKAGLNNNSVFMKRDAQGKLILPAELDPTKLSNFLTKLDESKSAASILLQPKIGTRPSL, via the coding sequence ATGATTTCAACGAAGACTCAAATTAAAATCAATATTAAGAAAGCGATCGCTCTCAGCGCCATCTGTATTGCATCTGTCGCAAGTCCTACTTTGCTGGGGCATGAGGCTTTTGCACAATATGGCTTAGGGTTACCAAAATCTGCAAGTTCAGGTGGTGCAACTAGAGGTGACTTACCTTTGATTACAATTCTTGGACTTGAAGATGGGGCAAAAACTTTAGCATCTCGTCCAACCTTGTATTGGTACATTGCCCCTCAAAATACAGCCACGACTTCATCAACGACAGTTCCACCCATTGATAGTGGTAAAAGTTCCTTTAAAGTGACTTTCTTTTTGCGAGATGGCTATGAAAGATCGGCAAAACCAGTCTTTGTGGCTGAAGGTAAAGCTGAAGAGTCAGGACTATACAAGTTCACATTGCCAGAAAATGCTCCTGAGTTAATGAAAGGAAAAGCACAACGTTGGCAGATTCGTTGGCAAAGCAATGGTGGTGCGGCTCAAGTTGATGTCTATGCTTCTATCCGTCGAGATGATGAGCCTTTGGTTTTAAAAGCGATCGCCTCAGCCAAAAATGACTTGGAAAAAGCAAGAATCTATGCAAAAAATGCATATTGGTATGACGCACTTGATGCTTATACTAGTTGGCTATCCAAAAACCCCCAAGATAATACAGCCCTGACTGAGCGCAGTAATTTGGTAAAAGCAGGTTTAAACAACAACTCAGTTTTTATGAAAAGAGATGCACAGGGTAAGCTAATTCTTCCTGCTGAACTTGACCCCACAAAATTATCCAACTTTCTAACCAAACTAGATGAAAGCAAAAGTGCTGCATCTATTTTGTTGCAGCCTAAAATTGGCACTAGACCTTCCCTATAG
- a CDS encoding YggT family protein, producing MAVILGTVSSFISIYLGLLFIRVLLTWFPNIDWSNQPFAALGQITDPYLNLFRSIIPPLGGMDFSPMLAFLALSFLQRALAPLAASASMGF from the coding sequence ATGGCAGTTATTCTTGGTACAGTCAGCTCATTTATCTCGATCTATTTGGGCTTGCTATTTATCCGCGTCTTATTGACTTGGTTCCCCAATATTGATTGGTCCAACCAACCCTTTGCAGCCCTCGGTCAGATCACCGATCCCTATCTCAATCTATTTCGTTCGATTATCCCCCCTCTAGGTGGCATGGATTTTTCACCTATGCTGGCTTTCCTTGCGCTTAGTTTCTTGCAACGTGCCCTCGCTCCATTAGCAGCAAGCGCGAGTATGGGCTTTTAA
- the fabI gene encoding enoyl-ACP reductase FabI yields MLDLSGKTALVTGIANNRSIAWGIAQKLHQAGAKLGITYLPDDRDRNKGKVAELTDSLTPDFLLPCNVQDDAQVDSLFASVAEKWDKIDILVHCLAFANKEDLSGSFTDISRSGFQLALDVSAYSLIHLCRAARPLLKDGGSVITLTYIGGAKVVPNYNVMGIAKAALEMNVRYLASDMGPDNIRVNAISAGPIRTLASAAIGDFHKMLHHYEETAPLRRLVTPDDVGNVATFLGSDLSSAVTGQIIYVDAGYEVMGA; encoded by the coding sequence TTGTTAGATTTGAGCGGGAAAACTGCTCTTGTGACTGGAATTGCCAACAATCGTTCGATCGCTTGGGGTATTGCCCAAAAGTTACATCAAGCTGGCGCTAAGCTTGGTATTACTTACTTGCCAGATGATCGCGATCGCAACAAAGGCAAGGTTGCTGAGTTGACCGATTCCTTAACACCAGATTTCTTGTTGCCTTGCAATGTTCAGGATGATGCCCAAGTAGATTCATTGTTTGCCTCGGTTGCCGAGAAATGGGACAAGATCGATATTTTGGTGCATTGCTTAGCATTTGCTAATAAAGAAGATTTATCTGGTAGCTTTACGGATATTTCCCGCTCAGGCTTTCAACTGGCTCTAGATGTGAGTGCCTACTCTCTAATCCATTTATGCCGAGCCGCAAGACCACTACTCAAAGACGGTGGCAGTGTAATTACTCTCACCTATATTGGTGGTGCGAAAGTTGTCCCAAACTACAATGTGATGGGGATCGCAAAGGCAGCATTGGAAATGAATGTGCGCTATCTTGCTTCCGATATGGGACCAGACAATATTCGGGTTAATGCAATTTCGGCTGGACCAATTCGTACCCTTGCTTCGGCAGCGATCGGTGACTTCCATAAAATGCTGCACCACTACGAAGAAACAGCGCCTTTGCGTCGCTTAGTTACTCCCGACGATGTTGGCAATGTGGCAACTTTCTTAGGAAGCGATCTGTCAAGTGCCGTAACTGGGCAGATTATTTATGTAGATGCTGGTTATGAAGTAATGGGTGCTTAG
- a CDS encoding Crp/Fnr family transcriptional regulator — translation MQTDIFKELFPLFDAASAETLDWLLAEAVERDYPSGRAVLMEDAWGNAVYFILSGWLKVRFLRSQDATTLAILGNGDFFGEMAILDESPRSTDVVAFTSVRVLSVPAQKFIQFLFKDPQLHHRMLQLMVRRLRKTNQRIQLRQQVPAVRIATILTSLAESYGSKTDVGIDIFNIPVQDIADLSEVSPEDTTKVLDKLKEKGWIVIDPKRQVMSIANEKQMLQLATFR, via the coding sequence ATGCAAACGGATATCTTCAAAGAGCTATTTCCATTATTCGATGCTGCTAGCGCCGAAACTTTGGATTGGCTCCTCGCTGAAGCAGTAGAACGTGACTATCCCTCGGGACGAGCGGTACTAATGGAGGATGCTTGGGGCAATGCTGTATATTTCATTCTTTCGGGTTGGCTAAAAGTTAGATTCTTGCGAAGTCAGGATGCAACCACCCTTGCCATATTGGGAAATGGCGACTTTTTTGGGGAAATGGCAATTCTGGATGAGTCACCTCGATCTACGGATGTTGTGGCTTTTACATCAGTGCGTGTTCTGAGTGTTCCTGCCCAAAAATTTATTCAGTTTTTATTTAAAGATCCCCAGTTGCATCATCGGATGTTGCAGTTGATGGTGAGACGATTACGCAAAACCAATCAACGCATTCAGCTACGTCAACAAGTTCCTGCGGTGCGGATTGCCACAATTTTAACGAGTCTTGCCGAAAGCTATGGCAGCAAGACCGATGTAGGTATTGATATTTTTAATATTCCTGTGCAGGATATTGCCGATCTCTCAGAGGTAAGCCCTGAAGATACCACCAAAGTATTAGATAAACTTAAAGAAAAGGGTTGGATTGTGATCGATCCCAAGCGTCAAGTCATGAGTATCGCTAACGAAAAACAAATGTTGCAGCTAGCAACATTTCGCTAA
- a CDS encoding zinc-dependent alcohol dehydrogenase family protein — MKAILMTAAGDPNVLQLADVSEPTIQTPTEILVRLKAAGVNPIDTKLRSRGTFQPDRLPSILGCDGSGIVEAIGAEVTKFKVGDQVYFCNGGLGFHQGNYAELTTIDAKFAAHKPKSLSFEEAAAAPLVLITAWEALYDRGNLQPLLTNHISTNHNVLIHAGAGGVGHVAIQLAKLRGANVCTTVGSEAKARFVRDLGADLPIAYKQTDFVESAIAWTNGEGVDLAFDTVGGKLIEQTFPAVKIYGDIVTILEPPTDISWKVSRTRNLRFSFELMLSPMLLGKANLQIQQAKILSECAALFDSGKLKIHVSDVFQLADTAKAHQLLETGSMTGKIAIAI; from the coding sequence ATGAAAGCAATTTTGATGACCGCAGCAGGTGATCCTAATGTGCTGCAACTGGCAGATGTATCAGAACCAACTATTCAAACTCCAACCGAAATTTTGGTGCGACTAAAAGCCGCAGGAGTCAATCCTATTGATACCAAACTGCGTAGTCGTGGCACATTTCAGCCCGATCGCTTGCCCTCAATTTTAGGTTGCGATGGGTCAGGAATCGTGGAAGCGATCGGTGCAGAGGTTACTAAATTTAAAGTGGGTGACCAAGTTTATTTTTGTAACGGTGGTCTAGGTTTTCATCAGGGCAACTATGCTGAACTAACCACGATAGACGCAAAATTTGCCGCCCATAAACCCAAATCCCTCAGTTTTGAAGAAGCTGCCGCCGCTCCATTGGTACTAATCACAGCTTGGGAAGCTCTGTATGATCGCGGAAATTTGCAACCATTATTAACCAATCACATATCAACCAATCACAATGTCTTAATCCATGCAGGTGCAGGCGGTGTTGGTCATGTAGCCATTCAACTAGCCAAGCTCAGAGGTGCAAATGTTTGTACTACTGTTGGCTCCGAAGCTAAGGCAAGATTTGTCCGCGATTTGGGTGCGGATTTACCGATAGCCTATAAACAAACTGATTTTGTGGAATCAGCGATCGCATGGACAAATGGTGAAGGTGTGGATCTTGCCTTTGATACAGTTGGGGGCAAATTGATCGAGCAAACTTTTCCTGCTGTCAAGATCTATGGCGATATCGTCACTATTCTTGAACCACCCACCGATATCAGTTGGAAAGTCTCTCGCACCCGTAATTTACGATTTAGCTTTGAACTGATGCTGTCCCCAATGTTGCTGGGAAAAGCTAATCTCCAAATTCAACAGGCTAAAATTCTGAGTGAATGTGCCGCATTATTTGACTCAGGTAAACTAAAAATTCATGTCAGCGATGTGTTTCAGCTTGCGGATACTGCCAAAGCTCATCAATTATTGGAGACTGGCTCCATGACAGGAAAAATTGCGATCGCCATCTAA